The following coding sequences lie in one Cannabis sativa cultivar Pink pepper isolate KNU-18-1 chromosome 5, ASM2916894v1, whole genome shotgun sequence genomic window:
- the LOC133038141 gene encoding uncharacterized protein LOC133038141 encodes MTMNNPMVSLLTDNKLSGANFVKLKENINIALIGENALFVLTEEVPEQPGENATKPVKKNFERWHNANNKARYFMMSSMVDTLKIRFANTLTAAYIMNQLSELFGMASDQAWFEVTKNFINAQMKPHQNVRDHLL; translated from the coding sequence ATGACTATGAACAACCCCATggtgtcactgttgactgaCAACAAGCTCTCTGGAGCTAACTTTGTCAAATtgaaagagaacattaatattgctctcataggtgaaaatgCCCTATTTGTGTTGACTGAAGAGGTTCCTGAGCAGCCAGGTGAGAATGCGACCAAGCCAGTCAAGAAAAACttcgagcgttggcataatgctaacaacaaagctcgatactttatGATGTCTAGCATGGTCGACACTTTGAAAATAAGGTTTGCCAATACTCTCACAGCTGCATATATCATGAACCAATTATCTGAACTGTTTGGGATGGCGTCAGATCAAGCTTGGTTTGAGGTGACCAAGAATTTTATCAATGCACAGATGAAACCTCATCAgaacgtgcgtgatcacctgctttag
- the LOC115716847 gene encoding N6-adenosine-methyltransferase non-catalytic subunit MTB: protein MDSPEHSRSYTKRDMDDGSDVKSDRAGDDDDWDVTDKKKHRSSRSRKSGNGEEIDGFDVNSRRKSYGDRNDGKKKSGGSSRADSEEDDYDSRKELRTKQVKKKQEESSLEKLSSWYQDGELENKQDGGEKSGNKGKTRVDETEKKKVNSKSIDYDTSQSKSKSKEEKSNDIEPEKMLDRDSKYSDKRETGREKGHGSAEHSRTSRRRWDETDVVKKAEENISERADSKSGKASDPKYESSRDKSASTRNESSDSRSRVTDSINERGNKSNTREDKKADTERSKSKGRSEPLEEDSRGSPITREDVLGREKVEKHKQQRTSSRDAPENRERSFNADEDGWTKDKGSREVGNAHRSRTPERNGKRHHDSEYSDMEYERSFKRKELEKDVYKDDRSKSRDDTWRERSRDRESSKENWKRRQSNDNDKDSKSGDVGYEHGREWEIPRHGRDRGDIERQNERPHGRSGNRKDGSRGEAVKTSSNFGISNENYDVIEIQTKPLDYGRADSGSSFSRRTEAGQQSDGKSAPYDEEGYLQDERSRRSEITSGPPGEDGKERYSDDGMRDQNSWRDDFDFHGGKGRGQKGAMSGRNVGGQSSSGGSQPPYGNQEQGSFNRASLQGIKGGRLGRGGRGRPSGRDGQQVAIPLPIMGSPFGHLGMPPPGPMQQLNPSMSPAPVPPISPGVFIPSFSPPVWPGARGVDMSMLAVPPGPSGPRFPPNMGAAANPAMYFNQSGPGRGGPPSMSGPNFNSSGPMGRGTPTDKGPGGWAPSKGNGPPGKAPSRGEQNDYSQNFVDTGMRPQNFIRELELTNVVEDYPKLRELIQKKDEIVAKSASPPMYFQCDLKEFELSPEFFGTKFDVILVDPPWEEYVHRAPGVADHMEYWTFEEIMNLKIEAIADTPSFIFLWVGDGVGLEQGRQCLKKWGFRRCEDICWVKTNKSNATPGLRHDAHTLFQHSKEHCLMGIKGTVRRSTDGHIIHANIDTDVIIAEEPPYGSTQKPEDMYRIIEHFALGRRRLELFGEDHNIRSGWMTVGKELSSSNFNNEAYIRNFSDKDGKVWQGGGGRNPPPEAPHLVVTTPEIESLRPKSPMKNQQQLQQQPSASISLTAANSSSRRAGNSPQSTAAITINQEASSNASNPGAWAEGFKGREGNIPSDDKIFDVYGFNGRPNGEYVDFESHRQMNLL, encoded by the exons ATGGATTCACCTGAACACAGTCGGAGTTACACAAAACGAGACATGGATGATGGTTCAGATGTGAAGAGTGATAGGGCTGGAGATGATGATGATTGGGATGTCACTGATAAGAAGAAACACAGATCCAGTAGGTCAAGAAAGTCTGGTAATGGAGAAGAAATTGATGGGTTTGATGTTAATAGTAGAAGAAAAAGTTATGGGGACAGAAATGACGGGAAAAAGAAATCGGGTGGCTCAAGCAGAGCTGATAGTGAAGAAGACGATTATGACTCAAGAAAAGAATTGCGCACTAAGCAGGTGAAGAAAAAACAAGAAGAAAGCAGCTTGGAAAAATTGAGCAGTTGGTACCAGGATGGAGAGTTAGAGAACAAGCAAGATGGTGGAGAGAAGTCAGGGAATAAAGGGAAAACTCGAGTTGATGAAACTGAGAAAAAGAAAGTGAATTCGAAGAGTATAGATTATGATACTTCACAAAGTAAAAGTAAAAGCAAAGAGGAAAAGTCAAATGATATAGAGCCTGAGAAGATGCTGGATAGAGATTCTAAGTATTCAGACAAGAGGGAAACTGGTCGAGAGAAGGGTCATGGATCGGCAGAACATTCAAGGACCTCCAGAAGAAGATGGGATGAAACAGATGTTGTCAAGAAAGCAGAAGAAAATATTTCTGAAAGAGCTGATTCAAAAAGTGGTAAGGCTTCTGATCCCAAGTATGAAAGTTCTAGAGACAAAAGTGCATCTACCAGAAATGAAAGCAGTGATAGTAGAAGCCGAGTTACAGATTCAATCAATGAAAGAGGTAATAAATCTAATACCAGAGAAGACAAAAAAGCTGATACAGAGCGAAGTAAGAGTAAAGGCAGGTCAGAACCACTAGAAGAAGATAGTAGGGGTAGTCCAATTACTCGTGAAGATGTATTGGGAAGGGAGAAAGTTGAGAAGCATAAGCAGCAGAGAACTTCTAGTCGAGATGCCCCTGAAAACCGAGAAAGATCGTTTAATGCAGATGAAGATGGATGGACAAAAGATAAAGGATCAAGAGAGGTAGGTAATGCACACAGGTCTAGAACTCCAGAGAGAAATGGGAAGCGTCATCATGATTCAGAGTATTCTGATATGGAGTATGAAAGAAGCTTTAAGCGGAAGGAACTTGAAAAGGATGTTTACAAGGATGATCGATCAAAAAGTAGGGATGACACTTGGAGGGAGCGGAGTAGGGACAGAGAGTCTTCCAAAGaaaactggaaaagaagacaaAGCAATGATAATGATAAAGACTCTAAAAGTGGGGATGTTGGTTATGAGCATGGCAGAGAATGGGAAATTCCTAGACATGGTCGTGACAGGGGTGACATTGAAAGACAAAATGAAAGGCCTCACGGTCGATCTGGTAATAGAAAAGATGGAAGTAGGGGAGAAGCTGTGAAAACATCCTCAAACTTTGGAATTTCAAATGAAAATTATGATGTGATTGAGATTCAAACCAAGCCTTTAGATTATGGAAGAGCAGATTCAGGATCCAGCTTTTCTAGGAGAACTGAAGCTGGTCAGCAATCTGATGGAAAATCAGCCCCTTATGATGAAGAAGGATATTTGCAAGATGAACGATCTAGGAGGTCTGAGATTACTTCTGGGCCACCTGGTGAAGATGGAAAGGAGAGATATTCAGATGATGGTATGCGCGATCAGAATTCATGGAGGGATGACTTTGATTTCCATGGAGGAAAGGGCCGAGGCCAAAAAGGTGCAATGTCTGGTCGCAATGTTGGTGGTCAAAGTTCTAGTGGTGGTTCACAACCTCCTTATGGAAACCAGGAGCAGGGATCATTCAATAGAGCTTCTCTACAAGGGATAAAAGGAGGTAGACTTGGGAGAGGAGGAAGAGGCAGACCTTCTGGAAGAGATGGTCAACAGGTTGCAATCCCACTGCCAATTATGGGATCACCATTTGGACATCTTGGAATGCCTCCACCAGGACCCATGCAGCAACTTAATCCTAGCATGTCACCTGCTCCAGTTCCACCAATTTCCCCTGGTGTCTTTATTCCATCATTTAGTCCACCTGTTTGGCCTGGTGCTCGAGGTGTTGATATGAGTATGTTAGCTGTTCCTCCTGGGCCATCAGGTCCGAGATTTCCCCCAAATATGGGAGCTGCAGCCAATCCTGCAATGTATTTTAATCAATCAGGACCTGGAAGAGGAGGTCCTCCGAGTATGTCTGGCCCTAATTTCAATTCTTCTGGACCAATGGGTCGTGGAACTCCAACTGACAAAGGTCCTGGTGGTTGGGCTCCTTCCAAAGGTAATGGACCTCCCGGTAAAGCTCCTTCCAGGGGTGAGCAAAATGATTACTCCCAAAATTTTGTTGACACTGGTATGCGACCCCAGAATTTCATTAGAGAGCTAGAGCTTACTAACGTTGTGGAGGATTACCCCAAGCTGAGGGAACTCATACAGAAAAAGGATGAAATTGTGGCTAAATCTGCTTCTCCTCCCATGTACTTTCAGTGCGACCTGAAAGAGTTTGAGTTGTCACCAGAGTTTTTTGGGACCAAGTTCGATGTCATCCTTGTTGACCCTCCTTGGGAGGAATATGTACACCGTGCTCCTGGTGTGGCTGACCATATGGAGTACTGGACATTTGAAGAGATAATGAATCTTAAGATTGAG GCAATAGCAGACACACCTTCGTTTATTTTCCTCTGGGTGGGTGATGGTGTTGGGCTTGAGCAGGGCCGTCAATGTCTGAAGAAG TGGGGATTTCGTAGATGTGAAGATATTTGTTGGGTGAAGACCAACAAAAGTAATGCAACTCCAGGATTGCGGCACGATGCTCACACATTGTTTCAGCATTCAAAg GAGCACTGCTTGATGGGGATAAAAGGCACTGTTCGTCGAAGCACTGATGGTCATATAATCCATGCAAACATTGATACTGATGTAATAATTGCTGAGGAACCACCTTATG GTTCAACCCAAAAACCCGAAGACATGTATAGGATAATTGAACATTTTGCCCTTGGACGGAGGAGGCTGGAGCTTTTTGGCGAGGATCATAACATTCGGTCTGGTTGGATGACCGTTGGTAAAGAATTGTCTTCATCAAATTTCAATAATGAG GCATATATCAGGAACTTTTCTGACAAGGATGGAAAAGTTTGGCAAGGAGGCGGGGGACGAAATCCACCACCTGAGGCACCTCATCTGGTTGTGACAACCCCGGAAATTGAATCTCTTCGACCCAAGTCACCAATGAAAAACCAGCAGCAATTGCAGCAACAACCATCGGCATCGATTTCTCTGACCGCTGCAAATTCATCCAGTAGAAGAGCCGGAAATTCACCGCAAAGTACAGCTGCTATAACTATAAACCAAGAAGCGAGTTCGAACGCCTCAAACCCAGGTGCTTGGGCTGAGGGTTTTAAAGGTCGAGAGGGCAACATCCCTTCCGATGATAAGATTTTTGATGTGTATGGCTTCAATGGCCGTCCTAACGGAGAATATGTAGATTTTGAGTCTCATAGACAAATGAATTTGCTGTAA